The Paramicrobacterium fandaimingii DNA segment CGTTCGCGCCCTTCATCAACAACAATTCACCACCGTCACGCGCCAGAGGCGCGGTGAGTTTGAGAAGCTTGCGAAGCGCGCTGACGGCTCGCGCAGTGACCTGATCGAGCGGGTGCTCAAGCACCGCCTCTTCAGCTCGAGCACGCACGACAGATACGTTGCTCAAGTCAAGCTCGCTCACCTGCTCGGAAAGCCACGTCACCCGGCGCTCCATCGGCTCAATCAGAGTCACGTGCACATCGGGCCGGGCGATTGCGAGCACAAGTCCAGGGAGACCTGCACCAGACCCGACGTCCCCGAGATACCCCGCCTTCAGGAGGGGAGCGACGACCCCACTGTTGAGGATGTGCCGTGTCCAGAGCCGGGGAAGCTCAAGCGGACCAATGAGACCTCGCTCCTCGCCGTGCTCAGCGAGATTCGCTGTAAACCGGCGAATGGCGTCAAGCCGGTCCCCAAACACAATGGCAGCTTCAGCGGGCTCCTCTTCGAGAACCGGCTCTGCGGGAGACGAATCACTCATCGTGTTTCACGTGAAACATTCATCGACGAGTGATCACCGTGTGCCGCCCACGGCCTTCGCCATGCGACTCCGAAACGAACCCGCGCTCGGAGACGATGTCGTGAACAAGCTTGCGCTCATAGCTCGACATCGGAGGAAGATCGGCTTCCGTCGAACCGCCCTCAATACGGGAAATAGCCTGGTCCACCAAAGTGGCGAGCTCCGCCTGCCGAGCCTCACGAGAGCCCGCGATATCCAAGATCACCCTCGAGAACTCACCGGTTTCGGTCTGCACAGCGAGCCGCGTCAACTCCTGCAGAGCATT contains these protein-coding regions:
- a CDS encoding protein jag; the protein is MSETMNDTQSTEATDREGDAAADYIEEFLDICDLGGDIDIDVRNERAYVSVSDPDGELSRLAKPDVVNALQELTRLAVQTETGEFSRVILDIAGSREARQAELATLVDQAISRIEGGSTEADLPPMSSYERKLVHDIVSERGFVSESHGEGRGRHTVITRR
- the rsmG gene encoding 16S rRNA (guanine(527)-N(7))-methyltransferase RsmG, yielding MSDSSPAEPVLEEEPAEAAIVFGDRLDAIRRFTANLAEHGEERGLIGPLELPRLWTRHILNSGVVAPLLKAGYLGDVGSGAGLPGLVLAIARPDVHVTLIEPMERRVTWLSEQVSELDLSNVSVVRARAEEAVLEHPLDQVTARAVSALRKLLKLTAPLARDGGELLLMKGANAQAEIDAAQKELRKFEVSNARVQVVGAGVIAEPTRVVRADVRA